CTAGCTCTGCGACAGCATAACTATCAGTGAGTTTCCTGGGGCTTCATGCTCCCCTCTGCCAAACGGGCAGTCTGTTGATACCTTGCCCCTCTCAAGTGCATCAAGAGAATTGCCGCATACTGAGCTCGTAGGAGTCCTCAGCAAGAGGTGCTGCCAGAATGCCAAGTAGAATCGTGCCATAAAAAAGCCACAGGAGTCAACAGAAGCTGCCCaaaatttctctgaaaactggTGCTGGCCAATGCATATCTAACCCACTTGAAAACATGCTGTGTGCTTTAAGACGGGGGTCCCAGAGTAGCCGGCAGAGCCCATTATACCTGTGTTTCTGGGGCCACCCTGTGTTTATACTCTGAAGAGTCTGGACAAGGAGGAAGCGTGGGAGCTGCTCTTCATGCAGTTCACGCACACTTCCCCCACCCACAGGCTCTTAACCACTTCCTTTTCTGCATGGGGTGCAAAAGGGGAGTGTTCCTGTGCAATAGGGGACAGACGTACTGCAAGTGACTTGTGTACACAAGGCAACCCAGACAGCCCTGGAACTAAAACCTCTCATCCCTTCGGCAAACGTTTTGTAGAGAAACTGTGTCCTCAGACAGGTCTACCTGTCTGCTTTGCTGTGCAGACCATGTCAGGGCACGGTTATGTGGGTGTTTGTGTTGTCCACGAGCGCCAACACAGCCTTGTACGTGCCAAATTCGGAAGAGACTGGAGGCATTTCAATAGGCACCACACAACATCAGCACAAGGTCCAAGTCTGATTTTGGGACTTcagacaaaaccaaaggaaacGGTGTGTAAAGGCTCCTGCTTTTTATCCCGTTTGGTTAGGCATGCCTGTTGCCTCGTTCtgtcttcctgctgctgcctgtggggtAGGCTGTGTCGCATGCCATGGGTTGAGTCTTTGGTCTTAGTGAGGAGGAATTCCCACGTAAGTATTTGCAGCTGTGGGAGACCTCAGCCCAAGCACCCAGGGTGGCcagggaaaactgaagaaacCCACAAGGATATCTCTCTATCGCTGCTTGAGCAACCTCTTGCAATGCACATCAGTTCCCACAGGCTGAGCATCCGAGGTCCAGCGCAGGCAGAAAACACCTCTTTGGATTGATAGAGGTCACATTAGGTGTTTGCCTGTGCATCAGGTGGCTcttctgtcccctgtccccccagccctggcagcacaGGCATCTTTGCAGTCACCATTTCCCCAAGAAGACAGCAGTGGATCCCAAACGTTCCTTGTGTCCGTGAGTAATGTCTGGATCCGCATGAATGTACGTATGTTAAAGATgatacatatgcatatacatcGTGATTTGTCCTGTCGTATCTGTGCAGAGTTCACTTGGGAAAAGggatgttttgctttctggGGAAGGTGGAATTGCCGCCCTTCTCTTACCTGACTTCACTCACCCGCCATCCCACCGAGCAGAAAGACTGACCTGGGTGGTCCCGAGTGCcttgggggcagaggggtggaTTTCCTGCAGCTAATACCATCTTCTCCCTGTTCTTTCTGTGTTGTCAGCCATCTGTCCTGTGGACAGAACAGCCAGGGTGCTATCATGTCAAAATGGCTTTCTGGagggtgaaggaaaaaaaaatacagagtgggggggaaagaggaggctggggggggggggggggggcaggaagcAAGTAGTAATCACTGTCTGGGTTGTTAGGAAAACGGCACAGAGAACTGAGCAGCAGTCATGGGCTGGTTTTGAGTGGTGCCACTGGGTCTTGGGGCTCAGGTTATAAAGGTAGTGCTGTTCGAGGGAGTGagggctgtgggcagcagccTCTTTGGGAGGGGTTGTCCCCCCTTACGGGACGATGCCTTggtgtgctgctgcttgtgaGAGAGGCTGAAGAGCTGCTCAGGGCCCTCCACCAGCAAGGTGTgttccctggggcaggggagggacaGCTAATGGTGCAGCGTCCTCTCGGGAAGCCCTTCCAACCCAGACCCAGGGCCAGCAGGGACACCCTAGGGCGTGCCCTGACAGCCCCCAGAGCCAAGGGCATGGAGTGTGGCCTCTGTGATGAACCGTGGCAGTTTGTCACCAACCTgtacaggaaaaacagaggcCTCAAGACCCTACGGaccagccagccctgcctccgGCCGGCGGAGAGCTGCAGCCTctggggctctgctgctgagcgCAGGAGAGCGAGGGGAGGAAAGGACTACTTTGGGCTGGAGGATGGCCCCCAGGCATCTTCTGGTCTCTTCCAGGCCACCTTCATGTTCacaccaggttgctcagggtgTTGTCCTGATTAGTTTTGAGCATCTCCAAGGGCTGTCACAGCCCCGTgggccctgcctgcctggctggtggctcttccccccccgcccccccccataAAGACACAGGGACTGCCTGTGTAGGCAAGGACAGCGTGGTGCATGTGTTACCCCTCTCCCCGACCCTCCTTTTGGCTGGAGAGGCCTGGGCTGGGCAAAAAGCCACATTAGATGAAAATTTGGCTGCCCCGGGCCTGAAGAGTGAGGACCCCTGAGCCCCAGGGTCCCCCTGACACTGGCAGCTGAGGTTGCGGGATGGGGacatctctcctttctctctcttgtttgtttttggtttgttttttttttttaacaggtatTTTATTGGATCTGGGACAGCTGGAagctggaaattattttggttcCTGTTTATATTtggcttgaaaaaaataaaccacactGACTTGCTATCTACCGCCATAGCGTGCTGTGCTTTCCCAGCTGCCTGTCTCTCTTGAAACTGCTGCGTTGTCTCTTGAAAGGGGTTTGCTCTTCCCCTGCGCTCGTGGGAGGCTGGTGTGTCACTGCCAGGGCCGGAGCCCAGTCTGGCAGCGAGAGAGATGGTGACAGACGCACGCACCTCTGCACCGGgcctgctgcctctccctcccctggcCCAAAGGAGGGCTGGGTTTCTCTCTTTCGGGGGGACCCTGTGGTGCTCCTACCCTCTCTATCCCCGCTCTTTCTCGTCCTAGCTTCCCCGGTCCCTGTGTGGCCCTGGGCAGAgcgaggggtgggggaagctgAAGAGCTCACCTAGGAGTGGGGGTTCCTGCCACTGCAGGGCATCCCCGGGGGAGACCCCCGGCCCAAgtgcctgcagccaggctgggcagggagtgGGGGCCACCGGGGCCTCTCTGGGGCCTGGGCCCAGCAGGGCCATGCGGTGCCCAGAGCCACGAGTGGCTTCCAGTGCCACCAGCGCACGGAGGAGCTGCCCCCGCGCCGAGGCTCCGAGGGGGTCCCATGCACGCCAGCGCGCTGGCCGGGCTGTTAACTCTGGAACCTAACGacggcgcggcggcggggagctCAGGGACCCGGGGGAGCCGCGCCGCCAccgcctccctccccgccgcgcccgccctTATaagcggtggcggcggcggagcccggTGCAGCGGCCCGCGGCGCGCCGCCtcccggcacggcccggcccggcccggcccggcatGGGCTCCGCGCACTCCGTGCCCGCCGAGATGCGGGAGCTGGCCGACAGGACCGGCTGTGAGTATCGCCCGCCGCGGGTCCCCGGACAGCCCGGCCCGGGGACACCTTGGCCGGGCCCTgccgctgcctccccccgccccgcacccccggagccctcctgcagcagcgCCGAGCACCGCGCACCCCGGAGGGGACACGGGCTGTCCGGCCCCGCAGGGGACGTGTCCCCCGGGGGGGTAGAGGCATGTcacggggggagggggggatgcaGGCATGTCACCCGGGGGTGCTGGCATGTcaccgggggcggggggggctgcagccgtGTCACCCACAGGGACGCACCCGCGCACCCCCGGTGCCGCACTGCCTCCAGGCAGCGCCCACGCGTGAGCCGCTTTGCCCTCCCACGCCGCTAGTGCAAGAAATTGTCCCCACGTCGCTGTTTTGCCCCGGAGCCAGCGGCTGCGCTGCCATCCGGCCACGCTCCCGGGGCTGGCACGGCGGGAAGGGCCGGCGgtgcgggcaggcagggctctgcagcGGGGAGGTGGCCTAGGGCTCCAAGCAGGGGTCGGTGCATAGGTCGGGGGGGTCGTGTCCCTCCCGGGAAATGTCATCGCTCCAGGATGTCCCAGGACGTGGCCAGCTCTGGGCACAGAGATCAGGGGGCTCCCGCCTGGTTCCCCCAGCTCCCGCCGTACCGAGGGcgggctgtgctggagggaggggtggggggaggcagcGCTGCTCGCAGCCAAAGGATGTGccagggttgggggggggggcagcacctctccccagccctgccactgaCCCTGCGGCCACATcgcccttcctcccctcccactgctcctcctcccccagcgAGGGCCGAGCACCGCAGCACCCCACTGGGCACCCCGGGGGTGAACTCAGCCCTCCCCGCAGGCTGGGGAGCCCTCCCCTCCTGGGGAGCCCCCGGGGTGCGAGCGTGGCAGCCCAGGGTGGGAGGAGGTTTTGGGGAACGCCTTGGCCGGGGGATCCTGCCATGCCAGTGCAGTGCTGCCCGTGGGCCTTTCTCGGCACCTGCCCACGGGAGGCACCTGCCTCACGCCCGAGTGCCGCTGTGAATCAGTCCCGGAGAAGGGTTTACAAAGGCAGCACCCAAAACAGGCTCACTGAAACTAGAGGTCGGTGTGAGGGGGGTGCGATGCCCCCATGCCACGACCAGGGTGCATGTAGTACGCTGCCAGCAGGATTCACAGGGCTCCCACCacgctgcagctgctgccagaaaaACCTGGGGAAATGCAGGGTTTTTTACAGGCTTGCTGCTGCGGTACATCATCGTGGAGGGCATCACAGTCACCCTTGGTCCCTTGGGAGGAgtggggacagggcagagcTCCCTGCAGGTCCCCAGGACGTGCCTGGGGCACAGTCCTTTGCCTTCCTCCCAGTGCTTTAAACCCTGAAAGCCGCAGGGGCACCCACGCCTGTCTGCTCAGGGCCcgttcccagccctgctgccacgTGCCCGATCACGAAGCTGCAGCAGCGGCATCTCCCTGGTGCTGAAGGGGCTCTTCTTGGGACGATGCGATCTTTTCCTGCACCCAGCTCGGTCCAGCGAGGCGAAACACGGCACAGGGAGGGCAGCACGGGGCTGAGCCCCTCCAGTCCATGTCTTCCCCTGGGGATGTCCTTTGCTCAAACAGCACAaactgctgcaggctgggaaaCAGCAAACCCCGCGCCCTTTGGTttaaatacccttttttttccccccctataTAGCATAGATTGCAGTGCTTGGACACGGGCCTGCAGCATCAGAGCGCTGAGGCCGTTTCTCAGCGATACgagcagcctctgctgcccTTGAGCCAGTCCTTCTTGCAAGAAAGCCTTTGCCCTTTGTGCAGGTGCAGCtcttttttctggaaagtaGCCGAGCGCTGCTGCCCTTCGCAGGACCGGTGCGGTCCTCGGAGACCTGCCTGCACCGCAGCCCTGTGCCGCGGCTCGGAGCTGGGTGAGGAAGACCTGCAtttggggaaagagggaggaagagccTCTTTTTTGCCTTGCAGCTGTGGGCTGGACAGGGAGCGGGGCTGGACCAACTGTGAGCGTCCAGCCAGGGACCCCAGTTTTTTTGTCATGTCGGTCTCCGGGATGTTTTTCTGAGAGATCAAAGATTTTGGTGTGCAACCGAGTCACAGATGCTGTGATGCTTGGTGGCCCAGCTGCTCCCATGGTGACGGCGATGTTGTCAAGGGAGAAAGCGAAAGGTCACTTCTCTGTGGCCAAAATTAGAAAGCAAAGTTCAGAGAaagtttctgtgtgtgtgtggacagcagcagagcaccagCCGGAGAAGGgctaggggagaaaaaaaaacatcataTGGGGGAATCGGTAGCGCCTGAGCACCCGCGCAGCCAGGCATCACCGCCTGAGAGCCGGAGGGTTCAGAGGGGGGACCCTGCAAAGCCAGGCCAGGGGGCTTAAATGGCCTCATCCTGCAAAGGCTCTGGCAGCTGCCAGCGCGGGCAGAGATCTGGGGCAGGCACAGAGCCCCGGCAACAAGCACAGATGGGTTTTCCAGTCCATTAATAGAGGTCTGTAAATGCTCAGCCTTACTGATCAATACAGTTTCTATTTCAAGGCTGTGAAACAACAGTCAGAAACAGAGCAAAGGacattatttaaacataataaaagagagagagggagcgagccagccagccagccagcaggaGAGCTCAGCAGTGACCTGTTGTCTCTGAGCCGCAGCAGTTAACCATTTGCAACCTCTCAATTATACTTTAACATGCTTTTATCTTTCTCCGCGCCGCCAGGAAAGGCTGACGACCAGCCGCCGGCGCAGCCCTGCCCCGTGCCCGGCTCTGAGCGAGCGCACGGGTCCGGCTGGCGCCCGGACAGACGCCACCAGCTCGTGCAAACAGAGCTGAAAGCCCCATCCCTGGCTCCTGGGAATGGCTGCTGTCAATATTTGCACAAGAGAGTCAGGCTCTGCCTGTCTTTGGGGGTTTGTAGAGCTTGGTTACAGCCTGTAGAGAatagctggggaaaaataaaataacctgtGTCGTGGGATTAAGGAGGTGAAAAGATGCTGGGTGGGTCTCAAAGCAAGGCTGCCCCTACCCCAGGCTGATGCTCCGGTGGGTGCAGCCGCACTGCCCAGGGCCTGGTGCATCCCTGGGGGAGGCAGCACCCACCTCGATGGTTCGGGGCTTCCTGGGGTGCTATTTCAAAGCCCAGCTTTGGTTTTTGGGTGCCGATGCATCTCCTCCATGTTCAGCCTTTCCTTGCCCCTGGCAAGACACAGGTGGCTGCTGTcagctttggggttttctttctttttttttcttttccttattttctgtcaCCCGGCATGGTGGTGGACATGAGCTCATGAACCTCCCAGCAGCTCACGGGGCAGGTCGAGACGTACTCCCCAGGCATGGCTCCTGCCCACGACGCCAACAAACTCCGAATTAAATGGTCAAGCCTGTTTGAAGGGTCTGCTACCAAGGATCCTGAACTGAGAGGGGGGAGTGGGATcctgccgtgccgtgccatgccgtgccatgccatgccgtgccatgccatgctgtCCTGTGCAGTCTGGGCCAGGGGGGTTCCTGCAGACCGGGACTGGTGATAAACCAGCCCTTGGCATCACCCTGTCACCCCCCGCAGTGAGCAAGGGACAGAGCGCACAGGGCCTGACACAGCGAGATGGACCTTGCGGGGCTGCACAGAGCCACCAAGGGGAACTGAGGACTGGGACAACTGTGCCAAGAAGTGCCCAAGGCCCGGCCCCACTGCCAGCTTTTGGCTATCGCTGAATGGGGTGGGCTTGGGCCGTGTCCCCAGGGACCCAGCTTTGCAGCAGGTTTTGGTGCCCACCAGTCTCCTCGTGTCCCTGGGCAGGACACGAGCTCTGCAGATGGGCGTCCTGGGGGTCACCtgggggctgccctgtgcctggGGAGCTCAGCCCCTGTcacctctctcttttccccccgACAGTCACCTCTGAACAGATCGAGCACCTGCACCGGCGATTCAAGCAGCTGAGCCGGGACCAGCTGACAATCCGGTACGGCGCGTCCATTTCCAGTGCCGGGGCGATACCTGCTCCGCCGGGGCTGGCCAGGGCAGCGCCTGCGGCCCCTGCCTTCCCCGGGCTGGCGAAGGGTGCCTAGTCAAGAtgcccagctccccaggctgcGAGGACGAGCGTGTCCTTCCCGGTCATCCCCCGGCCGTGCTGAGCTGGCTCTCCGCAGTGTGGCTTTGCAAATAATATGGGGAAAAATGAGTGGTGAAGCAATGGCCTGAGAGTAGGGTCACGCCTGCCAAGcatccccttttcccccagctttaaaatcagttttggggagggaagCGAGAAGTCCCTACACGGCAGCTACGGTGGGGTTTGCAGTtgcccttttccccctccttggTGTCTGTGCAGGCAACTGCGCACCAAAGCCACGACCCCGCTTCCTTGGGAAAGCTCTGGCACGTCCGACCAGCTTCACCAGCCACGCCAGGAGCCAGCGTGGGCCGGGGAGCCAGGCTGccctctgcttccccccccgccAGAGATTATTTCTTGGCTcatttgctttataaaaagTCAATAGCAAACGACCAGCCCAGGCTCAACCTCATGTCTGTGCAGCACAACACGGGGCGGCAGCGAGATGCAGCAGGATGGTGCAGGGCCGAGGAAGCCAAGGGGAGGGTGGACGGCAGAAGCTCCTTCCCTCACCTCGTCGAGCCCCGTTCAGGACCTTTTTCCTGGGAAAACTCTCTGAAACCCATGCAGCCATTTGCAGGTCGAACCATGCAAAAGGCCCCAGCATTGGCCCTGAGCTGCTGTGTCCCAGAGCTTCCCAAAACCCCACTTTAGTGGGGACAAAAATCCCCTGTAGCTGCACCAAGCACAGACCGATGCAGCAGCGTGGCTTGCATTCAGTCTGAATTGAAGCAAATAGGGGTTTTCaggcaaaacatattttttttttcatgattgcTTTGAAAGAACGGGTTGGGGCTTCTGCCCCACCCCTTTGGTGACCATCGCAGCATCTCCCTCCTCTGCGGCTCTCTCACACTTTGGGCTGtctctgtttcctttgcagCAAGGAGAATTTTGACAGCATCCCCGATCTGGAGTTCAACCCAATTAGGGGGAAAATCGTCCATGCCTTTTTCGACAAGCGGTAAGAACATCCCCGGCACCATGGGGGGGTCGGGTAATTGGTTTATCCTCTGAAAGTGGGATGTGGCTCACAAAGATCTTCCTAAAGGCTGAGATAGAGCCAGGGTGAAAATTACAGACATTTAAGCTAAGTCTTCGGGAAAACCCTGTCTTAAAGGGATGTGCTGGGCTCTGTGGCAAGCAGGAGCGGGTGGCCGGGGGGTCCTGGCTGCCCGTCACCGGCAGCTCTGCTCTCGGCAGGAACCTGCGGCAGGAGTCGGATGGGCTGGCGGATGAGATAAACTTCGAAGACTTCCTGACCATCATGTCCTACTTCAGACCCATCGAGATGAACATGGACGAGGAGCAGCTTGATCGCTTCCGGAAAGAGAAACTCAAATGTGAGTTTCCAAACCCGAAGGCCAGGGCCGGCGGGGGGACGGTGGGACAGGGCTCCCCTGACCCTGCCGCGCTCCTCTCGTCCCTCCCAGTCCTCTTCCACATGTACGACTCAGACCACGACGGGAAGATCACGCTGCAGGAGTACAGAAATGTAACGTATGGTCCCTCCCGCCCCATCACCACTGGCTTTTAATTCCCGGCCCCGGCTTTGACCCGCTGCCTCATAGGTGGTGGAGGAGCTGCTGTCGGGGAACCCCCACCTGGAGAAGGAGTCGGCGCGGTCCATTGCCGACGGGGCCATGATGGAGGCAGCCAGCATCTGTGTGGGACAAATGGTGGGAGCTGGTTCCTTGCTCTACCGCAACACAGAGGCACTGTGAGGGTATTGAAAATGGGGCTGGAAGGTGTCTGTCCTGCCTGGGGCATCTCCCTGTCCCCGGGCCCCTTTGGCTGGAGAAGATTtttttgcaggcagcagctttcagggtggggttggtttttttttctttataagagCCCAAGGGGGATAAGCAAACAGCCCCCCATAAAGCCCATCCTCAGTGCTTGGGGCTTAAGTGCTTATAGAAAAGGCAGCTCCTTGCAGCCATGGTGGTTTTGGGAACCAATTTTGGGCTGGCCATGGGCATGGTGCGGGGCCAGCGCTGTGCGCCTGTGGGAGACGTGTCCCATAGCCCCAAGGGACCCACCCCTGGTGACCCAGTGCCCCGAGGCCCCTGCCCCATTGGTGTGGGGCAGCCataatgttttctctctcactgcGCCCA
The Ciconia boyciana chromosome 15, ASM3463844v1, whole genome shotgun sequence genome window above contains:
- the TESC gene encoding calcineurin B homologous protein 3 isoform X2, whose protein sequence is MGSAHSVPAEMRELADRTGFTSEQIEHLHRRFKQLSRDQLTIRKENFDSIPDLEFNPIRGKIVHAFFDKRPIEMNMDEEQLDRFRKEKLKFLFHMYDSDHDGKITLQEYRNVVEELLSGNPHLEKESARSIADGAMMEAASICVGQMGPDQVYEGITFEDFLKMWQGIDIETKMHVRFLNMETIAHCY
- the TESC gene encoding calcineurin B homologous protein 3 isoform X1, whose translation is MGSAHSVPAEMRELADRTGFTSEQIEHLHRRFKQLSRDQLTIRKENFDSIPDLEFNPIRGKIVHAFFDKRNLRQESDGLADEINFEDFLTIMSYFRPIEMNMDEEQLDRFRKEKLKFLFHMYDSDHDGKITLQEYRNVVEELLSGNPHLEKESARSIADGAMMEAASICVGQMGPDQVYEGITFEDFLKMWQGIDIETKMHVRFLNMETIAHCY